A portion of the Flavobacterium magnum genome contains these proteins:
- a CDS encoding HYC_CC_PP family protein has translation MKFQKSTCLILAMLVLFSNAGLAFSLHFCEGKVAAVSSVFHSGPVCEMEKQPIKKTCCAKKKAEKHRKCCSDKKVSLTSKSDNGIFKNVAFQFEATFPKHEPLNPTQEKATVLRGPEKTIRYYCDAHSPPLYLLYSHCILYA, from the coding sequence ATGAAATTCCAAAAGTCGACATGTCTGATTCTTGCCATGCTGGTGCTGTTTTCGAACGCCGGGCTGGCTTTCAGTCTGCACTTTTGTGAAGGGAAAGTGGCTGCGGTGTCTTCCGTGTTCCACTCCGGGCCGGTTTGTGAAATGGAAAAACAACCCATAAAAAAGACCTGCTGCGCAAAAAAGAAGGCTGAAAAGCACAGGAAATGCTGCTCAGACAAGAAAGTGTCGCTGACGTCAAAATCAGACAATGGCATCTTTAAAAATGTAGCGTTCCAGTTTGAGGCGACTTTCCCGAAACATGAACCCCTTAATCCAACGCAGGAAAAAGCGACCGTTCTCCGCGGTCCTGAAAAAACCATCCGTTACTACTGCGATGCGCATTCGCCGCCGCTGTACCTACTGTATTCCCACTGCATACTTTACGCCTGA